A region from the Streptomyces sp. 3214.6 genome encodes:
- the purU gene encoding formyltetrahydrofolate deformylase: MTEQSTRAAATPADQYVLTLSCPDKQGIVHAVSSYLFMTGCNIEDSQQFGDRDTGLFFLRVHFSAESPVTVDKLRASFAAIGDSFHMDWQINRADDRMRIVLMVSKFGHCLNDLLFRASIGALPVEIAAVVSNHTDFAELVGSYDIPFRHIPVTKENKAQAEAELLALVREQDVELVVLARYMQVLSDDLCKQLSGRIINIHHSFLPSFKGAKPYHQAHARGVKLIGATAHYVTADLDEGPIIEQEVERVGHGVTPDQLVAIGRDVECQALARAVKWHAERRILLNGRRTVVFA, encoded by the coding sequence ATGACTGAGCAGTCCACCCGAGCCGCGGCAACCCCCGCCGATCAGTACGTCCTCACACTTTCCTGCCCCGACAAGCAGGGCATCGTGCACGCCGTGTCGAGCTACCTCTTCATGACCGGCTGCAACATCGAGGACAGTCAGCAGTTCGGCGACCGCGACACGGGCCTGTTCTTCCTGCGCGTCCACTTCTCGGCCGAGTCGCCGGTGACCGTGGACAAGCTGCGCGCGAGCTTCGCGGCGATCGGCGACTCCTTCCACATGGACTGGCAGATCAACCGGGCCGACGACAGGATGCGCATCGTCCTCATGGTCAGCAAGTTCGGCCACTGCCTGAACGACCTGCTCTTCCGCGCCAGCATCGGCGCGCTGCCGGTGGAGATCGCGGCCGTGGTGTCCAACCACACCGACTTCGCCGAGCTCGTGGGCTCGTACGACATTCCCTTCCGCCATATCCCGGTGACGAAGGAGAACAAGGCGCAGGCCGAGGCGGAGCTGCTGGCGCTGGTCCGGGAGCAGGACGTCGAGCTGGTCGTCCTGGCCCGCTACATGCAGGTGTTGTCGGACGACCTGTGCAAGCAGCTCAGCGGCCGGATCATCAACATCCACCACTCCTTCCTGCCGAGCTTCAAGGGCGCGAAGCCGTACCACCAGGCGCACGCGCGGGGCGTGAAGCTGATCGGTGCGACGGCGCACTATGTCACCGCCGACCTCGACGAGGGCCCGATCATCGAGCAGGAGGTCGAACGCGTGGGCCACGGCGTCACCCCGGACCAGCTGGTCGCCATCGGCCGCGACGTGGAATGCCAGGCACTGGCGCGGGCTGTGAAGTGGCACGCGGAGCGACGGATTCTGCTCAACGGGCGACGGACGGTCGTGTTCGCGTAG
- a CDS encoding LamG domain-containing protein, producing the protein MTAAPKSADGSQATLRPNFELYRYDANVGDPLIGSGNPSAYTASGTAGTWTTATLTNGQTYWFRARSQYKYTFNGTTGFMYSAWSPACWFRIDTSIPVQPDVDSATYKECATPDSTNDCSAYGGVGVPADFTLKANGAADVVKYSYQLNDDPVRTKTFTTATSSYTPPPIVPDARGLNTLTVQTWDSAGNGSASYTYAFKVAPGAGPLSQWSLDEGGGVTAADAVGGKTATLTGSATWSDRARLGKSLQGNGTSAYAATTSSVLDTTKTFTVSAWARLTGNTHDSVVLSQAGVNGSAFALYYSNSYNAWVFNRYTADAVAPTIVRSTSTTTPEVGVWTHLMGVYDTQEQTIQLFVNGIPQGDPVSYTTPWQGTGGLQIARGQYGGTFSNYFPGQVDEVTVWNRILAKEEITDLQAMTDPGSGQARPALVAEWGMEETSGTTAADSSGYSHTGTLAAGGTWTTDLDPDTGGGKGNVLSLGGTSAANITVPGPVVDSQGDFTVAAWAKLDAAALADTSVAHHMRIATQSGGVRDSWGLWYDQAVGCTQGMWVFGRTTADTTSATVVTVPANIASAQLVDPGSWTLLTGVYDGTRHQLLLYVNGIQQGAQGDTDTGQDTGDGIVFTSPWQATGTFNIGRGRISSGAYGDYTHGLVDDVRVWTGVMSDGVIDQMYITEVPKAL; encoded by the coding sequence GTGACGGCGGCGCCGAAATCGGCGGACGGGTCACAGGCGACGTTGCGCCCGAACTTCGAGCTGTACCGGTACGACGCGAACGTCGGCGATCCCCTGATCGGCTCGGGAAATCCGTCGGCGTACACGGCCTCCGGCACGGCCGGGACGTGGACGACAGCGACGCTGACCAACGGGCAGACGTACTGGTTCCGCGCCCGCAGTCAGTACAAGTACACCTTCAACGGCACGACCGGCTTCATGTACTCGGCCTGGAGCCCGGCCTGCTGGTTCCGGATCGACACCTCGATTCCCGTTCAACCGGACGTGGACTCGGCGACGTACAAGGAGTGCGCAACTCCGGACAGCACGAACGACTGTTCGGCTTACGGGGGCGTCGGCGTCCCGGCGGACTTCACCCTCAAGGCCAACGGTGCCGCTGACGTGGTCAAGTACAGCTATCAGCTGAACGACGATCCAGTGCGGACCAAGACCTTCACCACCGCGACGAGCAGCTACACCCCGCCGCCCATCGTCCCCGACGCGCGCGGTCTGAACACCCTCACCGTGCAGACCTGGGACTCGGCAGGCAACGGCTCGGCCAGCTACACCTACGCCTTCAAGGTCGCGCCCGGCGCGGGTCCGCTCTCCCAGTGGTCCCTGGACGAGGGCGGCGGTGTCACGGCAGCCGACGCGGTCGGTGGCAAGACCGCGACCTTGACGGGGTCGGCCACGTGGTCCGACCGTGCAAGGCTCGGCAAGTCACTCCAGGGCAACGGTACTTCGGCATACGCCGCGACGACCTCCTCCGTGCTCGACACCACCAAGACCTTCACGGTGTCCGCGTGGGCCCGGCTGACCGGCAACACTCACGACTCCGTGGTCCTGTCCCAGGCGGGAGTCAACGGGTCGGCGTTCGCGTTGTACTACTCGAACTCATACAACGCCTGGGTCTTCAACCGGTACACGGCCGACGCCGTCGCTCCGACGATCGTCCGCTCGACCTCGACCACCACGCCGGAAGTCGGTGTCTGGACGCACCTGATGGGTGTGTACGACACCCAGGAGCAGACCATCCAGCTGTTCGTCAACGGCATCCCACAGGGCGATCCGGTCTCCTACACCACTCCCTGGCAGGGCACGGGGGGACTGCAGATCGCCCGAGGCCAGTACGGCGGCACCTTCTCCAACTACTTCCCCGGCCAGGTCGACGAAGTGACAGTCTGGAACCGGATCCTCGCCAAGGAGGAGATCACCGACCTCCAGGCGATGACCGACCCGGGCTCAGGCCAGGCGCGACCTGCCCTGGTCGCCGAGTGGGGCATGGAGGAGACCTCCGGTACGACTGCCGCCGACTCCTCCGGATACAGCCACACAGGAACCCTTGCCGCCGGCGGTACCTGGACCACCGACCTCGATCCTGACACCGGTGGTGGCAAGGGCAACGTCCTGTCCCTGGGCGGGACTTCGGCGGCGAACATCACCGTCCCCGGTCCGGTCGTGGACTCCCAGGGCGACTTCACCGTGGCGGCCTGGGCCAAGCTCGACGCGGCAGCCCTGGCCGACACGTCCGTAGCCCACCACATGAGAATCGCCACCCAGTCCGGCGGCGTACGCGACTCCTGGGGCCTGTGGTACGACCAGGCTGTCGGCTGCACCCAGGGCATGTGGGTGTTCGGCCGCACCACCGCCGACACCACCAGCGCCACCGTCGTGACCGTGCCCGCCAACATCGCCTCGGCCCAACTGGTCGACCCCGGCAGCTGGACTCTGCTGACCGGCGTCTACGACGGCACACGTCATCAGCTGCTCCTCTACGTCAACGGGATCCAGCAGGGCGCCCAGGGCGACACCGACACGGGCCAGGACACCGGCGACGGCATCGTCTTCACCTCGCCCTGGCAAGCCACTGGCACCTTCAACATCGGCCGCGGACGCATTAGTTCGGGCGCATACGGCGACTACACGCACGGCCTCGTGGACGACGTACGGGTATGGACGGGCGTGATGTCCGACGGCGTGATCGACCAGATGTACATCACCGAAGTGCCCAAGGCGCTGTGA